From one Sulfurimonas sp. HSL-3221 genomic stretch:
- a CDS encoding SAM-dependent methyltransferase produces the protein MRFSEYMTEWLYAEDGYYATYRPIGKQGDFYTAVSASKFFGGTVAKHLIDVIDEGFLTPNATVCEIGAHHGYLLADIVEFIYTLRPELLKSLSFAIVERFEHLREQQRRYFADSFGDAVTLRHYSALDQLRVEEAFFVANEIFDAFPCELYYKGKTGRVENHEVIFDLDDAWVKAKAEQFHKDRGEIAVGYEDFAREMAQAARRSEFITFDYGEMQARPDVSLRVYKEHEVFPFFDDALDRAAAFKKSDITYDVTFAHVKEAFEAAGMPMAEYATQMKALVEMGILELLEILRANADEKVYKQELEKVKTLIMPQFLGERFKMIRFRTAQ, from the coding sequence ATGAGATTCAGCGAATACATGACGGAGTGGCTCTATGCCGAAGACGGCTACTACGCGACCTACCGTCCCATCGGGAAACAGGGGGATTTCTACACGGCCGTCAGTGCGTCGAAGTTCTTCGGCGGCACCGTTGCCAAGCACCTGATCGACGTAATCGACGAAGGGTTCCTCACTCCCAACGCGACCGTCTGCGAGATCGGGGCACACCACGGCTACCTGCTCGCGGACATCGTGGAGTTCATCTACACCCTTCGCCCCGAACTGCTGAAGAGCCTCTCCTTTGCCATTGTCGAACGGTTTGAACATCTGCGGGAGCAGCAGCGGCGCTACTTCGCCGACTCGTTCGGCGACGCCGTTACGCTGCGGCACTATTCGGCACTGGATCAGCTGCGCGTTGAAGAGGCTTTCTTCGTTGCCAACGAAATCTTTGACGCCTTCCCCTGCGAACTCTATTACAAGGGCAAAACGGGCCGGGTCGAAAACCACGAGGTTATCTTCGATCTCGATGACGCCTGGGTCAAAGCGAAGGCGGAGCAGTTCCACAAGGACCGGGGCGAGATCGCCGTCGGGTACGAGGATTTCGCGCGGGAGATGGCGCAGGCGGCGCGGCGCAGCGAGTTCATCACCTTCGATTACGGGGAGATGCAGGCGCGGCCGGACGTCTCGCTGCGGGTCTACAAAGAGCACGAGGTGTTCCCCTTCTTTGATGATGCGCTCGACCGTGCGGCAGCCTTCAAAAAAAGCGATATTACCTACGATGTCACCTTCGCGCACGTCAAGGAGGCGTTCGAAGCCGCCGGCATGCCGATGGCCGAATACGCGACGCAGATGAAAGCTTTGGTGGAGATGGGCATCCTGGAACTGCTGGAGATCTTAAGAGCGAATGCAGACGAAAAAGTCTATAAACAGGAACTTGAAAAGGTCAAGACGCTGATCATGCCGCAGTTTCTTGGCGAGCGGTTCAAAATGATTCGATTCAGGACTGCCCAATAA
- a CDS encoding aspartate aminotransferase family protein yields the protein MLDMIKSMDEQFVLPTYARQDIAFVSGENARLKDTEGKEYIDFTSGIGVVSVGHGNPVVTKAICEQVGRITHISNLYRIEPQAECARRIVERSGYDMKCFFGNSGAEANEGAIKIARKYGEVDGQVKRYKIITLEHSFHGRTITALKATGQEAMHNYFGPFPDGFVYAKSIDEIEGLIDDHTVAVMIELVQGEGGVQPLDREKVKALAAMLKAKDVLLMVDEVQTGIYRTGEFLASNLYGIEPDVITLAKGVGGGVPIGVVMTAKKDIFAPGDHGSTFGGNYLSTAAANAVLDVLEAYKESGKLDEAFLYFETELKKLFEEHRGLFTDAVGFGMMRGLRVKDADTLARIIANAREEGVLVLKAGRNTLRFLPPLTISREEMDEGFTRLRRALAAL from the coding sequence ATGTTAGATATGATCAAGTCCATGGACGAACAGTTTGTCCTGCCGACCTACGCGCGGCAGGATATCGCTTTCGTCAGTGGCGAAAATGCACGGTTAAAGGATACGGAGGGCAAGGAGTATATCGACTTTACCTCCGGTATCGGCGTCGTCAGCGTCGGCCACGGGAACCCGGTGGTCACCAAGGCGATCTGCGAGCAGGTGGGGCGCATTACCCACATTTCGAACCTCTACCGAATCGAACCGCAGGCGGAGTGTGCACGCCGCATCGTCGAGCGCAGCGGCTACGACATGAAGTGCTTCTTCGGCAACAGCGGGGCCGAGGCGAACGAGGGGGCGATCAAGATCGCACGCAAATACGGGGAGGTCGACGGGCAGGTGAAGCGTTACAAGATCATCACCCTCGAACACTCCTTCCACGGCCGCACCATCACCGCGCTCAAGGCGACGGGGCAGGAGGCGATGCACAACTATTTCGGTCCCTTCCCCGACGGCTTCGTCTACGCCAAGTCCATCGACGAGATCGAGGGGCTCATTGACGACCATACGGTCGCGGTCATGATCGAACTGGTCCAGGGTGAAGGTGGGGTGCAGCCGCTCGATCGCGAAAAGGTCAAGGCGCTCGCGGCGATGCTCAAGGCAAAAGATGTGCTGCTGATGGTCGACGAAGTCCAGACAGGGATCTACCGCACCGGCGAGTTCCTCGCCTCGAACCTCTACGGCATCGAACCCGACGTCATCACCCTGGCCAAAGGGGTGGGCGGCGGGGTCCCCATTGGGGTCGTTATGACGGCGAAGAAGGATATCTTCGCCCCCGGCGACCACGGTTCGACCTTCGGGGGGAACTACCTCTCCACCGCGGCGGCCAATGCCGTCCTGGACGTGCTCGAGGCGTACAAGGAGAGCGGGAAACTCGACGAGGCTTTTCTCTATTTCGAGACGGAGCTCAAAAAACTGTTCGAGGAGCACCGCGGCCTCTTTACCGATGCGGTCGGTTTCGGCATGATGCGCGGTCTGCGGGTGAAGGATGCCGACACCCTGGCCCGCATCATTGCGAATGCCCGCGAAGAGGGGGTACTGGTCCTCAAAGCGGGGCGGAACACGCTGCGGTTCCTGCCGCCGCTCACTATCAGCCGGGAGGAGATGGATGAGGGGTTTACACGCCTTCGCCGCGCTCTGGCTGCTCTCTAG
- a CDS encoding molybdopterin-dependent oxidoreductase, which yields MQKKTACPLDCYDACSVIVDSGKLKGDKVHPYTHGYLCPHLNHFKKQERIAKPRLRGEVVSMETALAHLETLVRDAREGNGLLHYRSSGNFGLMQGVTDHFFASVGAALTKGSLCDGAGEAGVVEGRGANRVLPPEQIAEADVVMVWGRNVPVTNSHLLPFLKGKELIVVDPVRTAFAESADIHIQLKPGGDLYFAMLLARFIVIEGMYDAEYLAEHGKAFEEYYELTQTVRIKAALDGIGLGLGDIGRVLERLKGKKVAILVGTGVQKYRHGDEVLRAIDAIGALLGLFGKPGCGVSFLGSSSSGIPSPFAAARRFEPKAAAAFSDYDLVFIQGANPVAQMPDTGRVTDSLSKAGHVVYFGLYENETSAMAELVIPAKTFLEKRDVRTAYGHNAMLEMPECETAETGISEYALCAALCTAFDVPLESEAHYLEHFLACGEATDGKTLVKGREALPYSEGFETDDGQFLFLEEYDFDFDMEEDYFLISPKSSRSLNSQFDRESRVFMHPECGFEEGVSVRLVSEQGSLELPLAYDDRLLADCVLVYAGTPGVNNLTTSLRSFAGENACYQANKIKVEAC from the coding sequence ATGCAGAAGAAAACCGCCTGTCCCCTGGACTGTTACGATGCCTGCAGCGTCATCGTCGACTCGGGCAAACTCAAAGGGGATAAAGTCCATCCGTACACCCACGGCTATCTCTGTCCCCATCTGAACCACTTTAAGAAACAGGAGCGCATTGCCAAGCCGAGGCTGAGGGGCGAAGTCGTGTCGATGGAGACGGCGCTGGCGCATCTGGAGACGCTGGTACGCGACGCCCGCGAGGGCAACGGGCTCCTGCACTACCGCAGTTCCGGTAACTTCGGCCTGATGCAGGGGGTGACGGACCACTTTTTCGCCTCCGTGGGGGCGGCGCTGACAAAAGGATCGCTCTGCGACGGGGCGGGGGAGGCCGGTGTCGTCGAAGGGCGGGGTGCAAACCGTGTGCTGCCCCCCGAACAGATCGCCGAGGCCGACGTCGTCATGGTCTGGGGACGTAACGTCCCCGTGACCAACTCCCACCTGCTGCCCTTCCTCAAGGGCAAGGAGCTGATCGTCGTCGATCCCGTCCGTACGGCGTTCGCCGAGAGCGCGGATATCCATATCCAGTTGAAGCCCGGCGGGGATCTCTATTTCGCAATGCTGCTGGCCCGCTTTATCGTGATCGAGGGGATGTACGATGCCGAGTACCTGGCCGAACACGGCAAGGCGTTCGAGGAGTACTACGAGCTGACTCAGACGGTGCGGATCAAAGCCGCCTTGGATGGCATCGGGCTGGGGCTCGGCGATATCGGCCGTGTCCTGGAACGGCTGAAGGGCAAAAAGGTCGCCATCCTGGTGGGCACCGGCGTGCAGAAGTACCGCCACGGCGACGAAGTGCTGCGCGCCATCGATGCCATCGGTGCGCTGCTGGGGCTCTTCGGGAAACCGGGCTGCGGCGTCAGTTTCCTGGGCAGTTCGTCCAGCGGCATCCCTTCGCCTTTCGCGGCGGCCCGCCGGTTCGAGCCCAAAGCCGCGGCGGCCTTTTCCGATTACGATCTCGTCTTTATCCAGGGGGCCAACCCGGTGGCACAGATGCCGGATACGGGGCGGGTGACGGACAGCCTCTCCAAGGCGGGGCACGTCGTCTATTTCGGCCTTTATGAGAACGAGACTTCGGCGATGGCCGAACTGGTCATCCCGGCCAAGACCTTCCTGGAAAAACGCGACGTGCGCACCGCCTACGGCCATAACGCAATGCTGGAGATGCCCGAGTGCGAAACAGCGGAGACGGGCATCAGCGAGTACGCGCTCTGCGCAGCGCTCTGCACGGCATTCGACGTACCCCTCGAGAGCGAAGCACACTATCTGGAACATTTCCTCGCCTGCGGGGAAGCGACGGATGGTAAAACCCTCGTGAAGGGGCGTGAAGCGCTCCCGTACTCCGAGGGGTTCGAGACCGATGACGGGCAGTTTTTATTCCTCGAGGAGTATGATTTCGATTTCGATATGGAGGAGGATTATTTCCTCATCTCCCCGAAGAGTTCCCGAAGCCTCAACTCCCAGTTCGACCGGGAGTCGCGGGTGTTCATGCACCCGGAGTGCGGTTTCGAGGAGGGGGTGTCGGTGCGGCTTGTGTCGGAGCAGGGGAGCCTGGAGCTGCCGCTGGCCTATGACGACCGGCTGCTGGCCGACTGCGTCCTGGTCTATGCGGGGACGCCGGGGGTGAATAATCTCACCACATCCCTGCGCAGTTTCGCAGGAGAAAACGCCTGTTATCAGGCAAACAAAATCAAGGTGGAAGCATGTTAG
- a CDS encoding TolC family protein has protein sequence MRGLHAFAALWLLSSGLCAAEQNATVLFGTQQRSGADRQSVSLDTYLSELKRKAFGYDYAKTEEESAKLRDSWIQPALINYTLTRQNPYNERGAPETQQESASIAIDQPIFRSGGIYYGIKYAQASRDVSMLTIAQQERTLIKQAVDLLMQIKQSELGIAKQKLQVDNTEINLLQKREQYMSGQLDSGFLNNAIIERNLAKQALLDLQTAQAKLVSAFESISDLDYREAKIPFLASVDEARFMDGTIDLALARQQRAQGGYNKAVTLASYLPSISLQGSYNWQKRESIIYINGSYVQSNPSETSYYSYGLKASMPIDVNSINDYEASRLAYLKSKVTIDDTKRALRALYEQVVENLRNIDAKIALSRENEALYATLLHDTQEQYGVGLKTQYDVDLLANSRQIEKLSQRSYEIDRQRELLNLYEKLSDPES, from the coding sequence ATGAGGGGTTTACACGCCTTCGCCGCGCTCTGGCTGCTCTCTAGCGGTCTGTGCGCCGCCGAGCAGAACGCGACGGTCCTGTTCGGTACGCAGCAGCGCTCCGGGGCCGACCGTCAGAGCGTTTCTCTCGACACCTACCTCTCAGAACTCAAGCGCAAAGCCTTCGGGTACGATTATGCCAAGACCGAAGAGGAGAGTGCGAAGCTGCGCGACAGCTGGATCCAGCCGGCACTGATCAACTACACCCTCACCCGCCAGAATCCCTATAATGAGCGGGGGGCGCCGGAGACCCAGCAGGAGAGTGCTTCGATCGCCATCGACCAGCCCATCTTCCGCAGCGGCGGGATCTATTACGGTATCAAGTATGCCCAGGCGTCGCGCGATGTCAGCATGCTCACCATCGCCCAGCAGGAGCGCACGCTGATCAAACAGGCGGTCGACCTGCTGATGCAGATCAAACAGTCCGAACTGGGCATCGCCAAGCAGAAACTGCAGGTGGACAATACCGAGATCAACCTGCTGCAGAAGCGCGAGCAGTATATGAGCGGGCAGCTGGATTCGGGTTTCCTGAACAACGCCATCATCGAGCGCAACCTTGCCAAGCAGGCGCTACTGGACCTGCAGACGGCGCAGGCGAAGCTGGTCAGCGCCTTCGAGAGCATCAGCGACCTCGATTATCGCGAAGCTAAGATCCCATTTCTTGCATCCGTGGACGAGGCGCGCTTTATGGACGGAACGATCGACCTTGCCCTGGCGCGGCAGCAGCGGGCGCAGGGGGGGTACAACAAAGCGGTCACCCTTGCATCGTACCTGCCGAGCATCAGCCTGCAGGGGAGTTACAACTGGCAGAAGCGCGAATCGATCATCTACATCAACGGTTCGTACGTTCAGTCCAACCCCTCCGAAACGTCTTACTACAGCTACGGCCTCAAGGCCTCCATGCCGATCGACGTCAACAGCATCAACGACTACGAGGCCTCACGGCTCGCCTATCTGAAGTCCAAGGTCACGATCGACGACACCAAACGTGCGCTGCGCGCCCTCTACGAGCAGGTTGTCGAGAACCTCAGGAACATCGACGCGAAGATCGCACTCTCTCGGGAGAACGAAGCGCTTTACGCGACGCTGCTGCACGACACGCAAGAGCAGTACGGGGTCGGGCTGAAGACACAGTACGACGTCGACCTTCTGGCCAATTCCCGGCAGATCGAGAAGCTCAGCCAGCGCAGCTACGAGATTGACCGCCAGCGTGAACTGCTTAACCTGTATGAGAAACTGAGCGATCCCGAATCATGA
- the thiS gene encoding sulfur carrier protein ThiS, whose product MEIIINGETRTVKEDTRLGALLDEMGLREKVMAAAINMEIVKQELWDTHELHNNDRLELLDFVGGG is encoded by the coding sequence ATGGAAATCATCATCAACGGAGAGACGCGTACCGTCAAGGAAGATACGCGGCTGGGCGCGCTGCTCGACGAGATGGGCCTTCGGGAGAAGGTGATGGCCGCAGCCATCAATATGGAGATCGTCAAACAGGAGCTCTGGGATACGCACGAGTTGCACAACAACGACCGCCTCGAACTGCTGGACTTTGTCGGCGGGGGCTGA
- a CDS encoding DUF4386 domain-containing protein, translated as MENEKALNGFARLAGAAWLVVILTGITAEFFLRMPLIVPGDAAATATNILGAEGLFRLSIAADIVMLLFDVTAAVALYLLFSPVNRLLALLATAFRLLMGAVLAANLTALTSLLSILHGTDAAPPSIVQQLLDTHASGYAIGLVFFGLHCFILGGLIVKSRYLPRLLGGLLMVASLGYLIDSFAQLLLPQGAPFLAVTAEALIALALLAELSLSLWLLAKGVRA; from the coding sequence ATGGAAAACGAAAAAGCTCTAAACGGATTCGCGCGGCTTGCGGGAGCAGCCTGGCTCGTCGTCATCCTCACCGGTATTACCGCGGAGTTTTTTCTGCGGATGCCGCTGATCGTACCGGGAGACGCTGCGGCCACGGCGACGAATATCCTGGGAGCAGAGGGGCTGTTCCGCCTGAGCATCGCTGCCGACATCGTCATGCTGCTGTTTGACGTGACGGCCGCCGTGGCTCTCTACCTTCTTTTCAGCCCGGTTAATCGGTTGCTGGCCCTGCTTGCGACCGCTTTTCGGCTATTGATGGGCGCCGTCCTGGCAGCCAACCTCACGGCACTGACTTCCCTTCTTTCCATTTTGCATGGGACGGACGCCGCGCCACCTTCCATTGTACAGCAACTGCTCGATACCCACGCTAGCGGCTATGCGATCGGACTTGTCTTTTTCGGTCTGCATTGTTTCATCCTCGGCGGACTGATCGTCAAATCCCGTTATCTTCCCCGTCTGCTGGGGGGACTGCTGATGGTCGCGTCCCTGGGCTATCTCATCGACAGTTTTGCCCAATTGCTGCTGCCGCAGGGGGCGCCGTTTTTGGCCGTGACGGCAGAGGCACTGATCGCGCTGGCACTGCTGGCAGAGCTGTCGCTCTCTTTATGGCTGCTGGCAAAAGGGGTGAGGGCCTAA